A window of Panicum virgatum strain AP13 chromosome 8K, P.virgatum_v5, whole genome shotgun sequence contains these coding sequences:
- the LOC120643667 gene encoding uncharacterized protein LOC120643667, with product MLRRRPRLPAAPSPPAPAHRRAFRSEAALEAIRSHSLQSKAGAPSSSGAADEAGSASLALYYYPTFAGAYGALAARLFHRRVRRRLLVLPFSSVEPFRAGDFEDAGFQTCYLLDFIGPKKFAFELSQFVPSVIVFDHQQSTLARIPKLGQCPSNVELHIDTSKSSVRSVFDYFSKKLAGTNYESQICENLFGLEDEERVSNVLEYIEDADLRRWQLPNTKEFQTALRGERAKLNCVTNPHVFEQLLQLDVGDLLTRGKSVAHDRVQAAGEFIQKPFKIQLGRGLYGECLAIRADGNSKLSHEIGLELSRMSAAAGLRPIGAVVFMQRGILKVCLRTTDNTTNTANIAKAYGGGGRTSSSSFALRMDEFNTWTSVNS from the exons atgctccgccgccgcccgcgcctccccgccgccccctcgccgccggcgcccgcgcacCGGCGAGCCTTCCGCTCCGAAGCCGCCCTCGAGGCTATCCGCTCGCACTCGCTCCAGTCGAaggccggcgccccctcctcctccggcgcggcAGACGAGGCGGGGTCCGCCAGCCTCGCGCTCTACTACTACCCCACCTTCGCGGGCGCCTACggcgcgctcgccgcccgcctctTCCACCggcgcgtccgccgccgcctcctcgtcctccccttctcctccGTCGAGCCCTTCAG AGCTGGAGACTTTGAGGACGCGGGGTTCCAGACGTGCTATCTCTTGGATTTCATTGGGCCCAAGAAGTTTGCTTTCGAGCTCTCTCAATTCGTTCCCAG TGTGATAGTATTTGATCACCAGCAAAGCACGCTAGCAAGAATCCCCAAGTTGGGTCAGTGCCCAAGCAATGTTGAGCTTCATATTGACACGTCAAAAAGTAGTGTTCGATCTGTATTTGATTATTTCTCCAAGAAGCTAGCAGGGACAAATTATGAATCT CAAATTTGTGAAAACTTGTTTGGTCTAGAGGATGAGGAGCGAGTTTCAAATGTTCTTGAATACATAGAGGATGCAGATTTGCGACGGTGGCAGCTGCCTAACACCAAGGAATTTCAGACAGCACTTAGGGGTGAACGTGCAAAGTTGAACTGTGTAACAAATCCTCATGTTTTTGAACAG CTACTGCAACTTGATGTTGGCGATCTGCTTACTAGGGGGAAATCAGTTGCTCATGATCGCGTACAGGCTGCAGGGGAGTTCATACAGAAGCCTTTCAAGATTCAGCTTGGAAGAGGGTTGTATGGTGAATGCCTG GCAATCAGAGCAGATGGAAACTCAAAATTGAGCCACGAAATTGGTTTGGAGCTGAGTAGGATGAGTGCGGCTGCTGGATTAAG GCCTATTGGAGCAGTGGTCTTCATGCAACGCGGAATCCTAAAGGTTTGCTTGAGGACTACTGACAATACAACTAATACAGCAAATATTGCAAAG GCTTATGGTGGAGGTGGGAGAACAAGTTCAAGTTCGTTCGCGCTAAGAATGGATGAGTTCAACACCTGGACTTCGGTGAACTCATGA